The following coding sequences lie in one Mustelus asterias chromosome 8, sMusAst1.hap1.1, whole genome shotgun sequence genomic window:
- the LOC144497744 gene encoding adhesion G protein-coupled receptor D2 encodes MQAGTFGSHILTFSGRTDTKYAKLLKQFPQLQSVTICAQVQFDSTYMGVSTVFSYSISSFINEFQLRANIVRGQHIQLALLVHGVHSPYSQAVENNGKWHHLCVSWTRHGGGWAIAADGSVISSGEQLYISEDIGAGGVFIVGQEQDTFGGSFRKDESFVGNITQLHIWDRVLNASEIQALAEKCFIIPLGLFFQWNISIFEIESTVQVHKGFSQCKVHEIYLFFHSVGGDGFQTTEPFDIVWVDGTKPLFHNISSDVSHPVNEGPCVAFDPLTGTWTTELCSKQKEALCRYNKDIYEQMQEISSLPPSPFFLHVKEKSVGVSIADYLLLNKSNYPQNVTSANHITNVLLEAADESHVKLTSADLLALTRFLGNVAELDFATEANNSEAIMSLATNYIKLASKIIDVKCSFEWLIISEVIHGPYVIIHSVDILAEKLSDILLSIGQSIILSTENIDMQIKASQLSSLESDLVYKPKCLSARNRVDEIQIDSSEMSRLLTLGYSELIFIHTYYRSVEHHLTPHNSDFVFRAGSSDKRLQTSQLQTAVISSTVRNPVSARNIPSAVQYSLSHRAVVGFSKFATPTCVFWNFSLQDGRYAGWSNQGCQVIQFESEITTCFCNHTTNFAVLMQFTEIQWGLETEVILNKLTFIGSGASLCALVVTLTLFTVLDIPKSDRTSIHKNLFVALIAAQVVLLSSDSATNSKSACTAVTALLHLFFMAAFAWMMVEGLLLWSKVVTVNLSEERRMKYYYLIGWGLPVLIVTITLAAAHDKYIADRYCWLNVHNGVIWAFVGPVIFIIMVNMFVLTRVVLITMSTAKRRAIMLAVNSSPIEQAYDQIRAAVKAVLVLLPILGLTWLSGVLVPLSVVMAYIFVILNSLQC; translated from the exons ATGCAAGCAG GTACGTTTGGTTCACATATCCTGACATTCTCTGGCAGAACTGACACCAAATATGCCAAGCTTCTGAAGCAGTTCCCTCAGTTGCAATCGGTGACCATTTGTGCTCAAGTCCAATTCGATTCGACTTACATGGGAGTTTCCACTGTCTTTTCCTATTCAATCTCATCATTTATCAATGAATTCCAGCTCCGTGCTAACATTGTCCGTGGTCAGCATATTCAGCTCGCGCTTCTTGTCCATGGTGTTCACAGTCCCTATTCACAGGCTGTGGAGAATAATGGCAAGTGGCATCATCTATGTGTGAGCTGGACCCGCCACGGTGGTGGCTGGGCTATTGCAGCAGATGGATCTGTTATTTCATCTGGAGAACAACTTTACATTTCGGAGGACATCGGAGCAGGTGGAGTCTTCATCGTTGGCCAAGAGCAAGACACGTTTGGTGGCTCATTTAGGAAGGATGAGTCTTTTGTGGGGAATATTACACAGCTCCACATTTGGGACCGTGTTTTGAATGCCAGTGAGATTCAAGCTTTAGCAGAAAAGTGTTTTATTATTCCACTGGGATTATTTTTTCAGTGGAACATTTCTATCTTTGAAATTGAATCAACGGTGCAGGTACacaaaggattttcacagtgtaaaG TTCATGAAATTTATTTGTTTTTTCATTCCGTTGGAGGTGATGGATTCCAAACAACAGAACCATTTGACATTGTGTGGGTTGATGGAACCAAACCCCTTTTCCACAACATCTCATCAGATGTCAGCCATCCAGTTAATGAAGGACCATGTGTAGCATTTGACCCATTAACTGGAACATGGACAACTGAATTATGCTCAAAGCAGAAAGAAGCACTCTGCAGATATAACAAAG ACATATATGAACAAAtgcaagaaatttcttctctaccACCCTCTCCATTTTTCCTGCATGTTAAGGAGAAATCTGTTGGTGTTTCG ATTGCAGATTATCTTTTGCTTAACAAAAGTAATTACCCACAAAATGTGACGAGTGCAAATCACATCACCAACGTGCTATTAGAAGCCGCAGATGAAAGCCATGTTAAGCTCACCTCTGCTGACTTGCTCGCATTGACAAGATTTCTTGGAAATGTCGCTGAGCTGGATTTTGCGACGGAAGCAAATAATTCAGAAGCAATTATGAGCTTGGCTACTAACTACATAAAATTGGCAAGCAAAATCATAGATGTCAAGTGCTCCTTTGAATGGCTCATTATATCTGAG GTTATCCATGGACCATACGTTATAATTCACAGTGTTGATATACTTGCTGAGAAGCTGTCTGATATTTTACTTTCTATTGGACAAAGTATTATCCTGTCAACAGAGAACATAG ATATGCAGATCAAAGCAAGTCAGTTGTCCAGTTTGGAAAGTGACCTTGTTTACAAACCCAAGTGTCTTTCTGCTCGGAATCGAGTGGATGAAATCCAGATTGATAGTTCAGAGATGTCCCGGCTTCTCACTTTAG gATACAGTGAGTTAATATTTATACATACTTACTATCGAAGTGTGGAACATCATTTGACACCTCACAATTCAGACTTTGTATTTCGAGCTGGGAGCTCAGACAAACG CTTGCAGACAAGCCAGCTTCAAACAGCTGTTATCTCTTCAACTGTGCGTAATCCAGTCAGTGCAAGGAACATTCCCAGTGCTGTACAATACTCGCTATCACACAGGGCTGTG GTTGGATTTTCAAAATTTGCCACCCCAACTTGTGTGTTTTGGAACTTCAGTCTTCA AGATGGACGTTATGCAGGATGGTCAAACCAAGGTTGCCAAGTGATCCAGTTTGAGTCTGAGATCACAACCTGCTTTTGTAACCACACAACCAACTTTGCCGTGTTGATGCAGTTCACAGAAATACAG TGGGGTTTGGAGACAGAGGTGATCTTAAACAAGCTGACATTCATTGGATCTGGAGCCTCGCTCTGTGCCCTAGTGGTGACCCTGACTCTTTTCACAGTGCTGGA TATTCCAAAATCTGACCGAACGTCCATTCACAAGAACCTGTTTGTAGCTCTGATTGCAGCACAGGTGGTGTTACTAAGCAGTGACTCAGCAACTAACAGTAAG TCTGCCTGTACTGCTGTTACTGCTCTTCTGCACTTGTTCTTTATGGCTGCTTTTGCATGGATGATGGTGGAGGGACTGCTCCTCTGGAGTAAGGTGGTTACTGTTAATTTAAGTGAGGAACGGAGAATGAAATATTACTATCTTATTGGCTGGG GTCTTCCTGTCCTAATCGTAACCATTACACTGGCAGCAGCACATGACAAGTACATCGCAGACAGATACTGCTGGTTGAATGTTCACAATGGAGTGATTTGGGCCTTTGTTGGACCCGTTATCTTCATTATTATG